A region from the Thauera humireducens genome encodes:
- a CDS encoding AAA family ATPase yields MKIHHIAVQNFLGARTIDLPLTQPVTLLSGMNGTGKSSLRDAISFALTADLCRISKKGEAAALISEGATSARVFVQTDERDFEVTISKAGKITDGAAGTEPHAALPFVLDPSRLARLTDTERRGFLFGLLGIETSHKAIGERLTRKGLDEQKIAAVLPVLRAGFAAGEKHAKELASQARGAWKAVTGEAYGDKKAEGWQPAAVDVAGDPAKKAEHARAQVGECEVLIASLQQQIGAARAARQAFEAEAIRRERLRDQAKMADRIRDRLKTAEENVEACRAQLAAAGGGEDPRAPGSYLLRGLASVTAEFVAVADDVDPELTNRANAHLAEYRKLHGDPNTEPGDPARADEIRRGLQTAESGAANARRDLAAAEAAAAELSELEKTPLEARASVGDIEEQLRALTTKRDEWRADERKYREAAGDAERRAQQIEDAARHHADVQQWLAIADALSPDGIQAEMIAEALDPLNATLAEHAALAQWQPPRIGPDMLITVGGRAYSLCSESERWRADALIALTIAQLSGLRFVVLDRLDVLDATGREDALFWLSDLAEAGQIGTAIVLATLKSAPAAAALPAHIASHWIERGTLIATHTNQQALEAA; encoded by the coding sequence ATGAAAATCCATCACATTGCCGTCCAGAACTTTCTGGGCGCGCGAACCATAGACCTTCCCCTCACGCAGCCCGTGACGCTCTTGTCCGGGATGAACGGCACCGGCAAGTCGTCGCTGCGGGACGCGATCAGCTTTGCGCTCACCGCCGACCTGTGCCGCATCTCGAAGAAGGGCGAAGCCGCGGCGCTCATCAGCGAAGGGGCGACGAGCGCTCGGGTGTTCGTGCAGACCGACGAGCGCGACTTCGAAGTCACCATCTCCAAGGCCGGGAAGATCACCGACGGCGCCGCCGGCACCGAGCCGCACGCAGCCCTCCCCTTCGTCCTCGACCCGTCTCGGCTTGCACGTCTGACCGACACCGAGCGCCGCGGCTTCCTGTTCGGCCTGCTGGGCATCGAGACGAGCCACAAGGCCATCGGCGAGCGCCTGACGCGCAAAGGCCTGGACGAGCAGAAGATCGCCGCCGTGCTGCCGGTGCTGCGCGCTGGCTTCGCTGCAGGCGAGAAGCACGCCAAGGAACTGGCGTCTCAGGCCCGCGGCGCCTGGAAGGCCGTGACCGGCGAAGCCTACGGCGACAAGAAGGCCGAAGGCTGGCAGCCGGCCGCGGTTGATGTAGCCGGCGACCCGGCGAAGAAGGCCGAGCATGCCCGCGCCCAAGTTGGGGAGTGCGAGGTGCTGATCGCCAGCCTGCAGCAGCAGATCGGCGCAGCGCGGGCCGCCCGCCAAGCATTCGAGGCCGAGGCGATCCGCCGTGAACGGCTGCGCGATCAGGCCAAGATGGCCGATCGCATCCGCGACCGGCTCAAGACCGCCGAGGAGAACGTCGAAGCCTGCCGCGCGCAGCTCGCGGCGGCCGGCGGTGGCGAAGACCCGCGCGCACCCGGCTCGTACCTGCTGCGTGGGCTGGCGAGCGTAACCGCGGAGTTCGTGGCAGTTGCTGATGACGTTGACCCCGAACTCACCAACCGCGCAAACGCCCACCTCGCCGAGTACCGCAAGCTCCACGGTGACCCGAACACGGAGCCCGGCGACCCGGCCCGCGCCGACGAGATCCGCCGAGGCCTACAGACGGCCGAGTCCGGCGCCGCCAACGCCCGCCGAGACCTGGCCGCCGCAGAGGCTGCAGCCGCCGAACTCTCCGAGCTCGAGAAGACCCCGCTCGAAGCGCGGGCCAGCGTCGGCGACATCGAGGAGCAGCTGCGCGCACTCACCACCAAGCGCGACGAGTGGCGCGCAGATGAGCGCAAGTACCGTGAGGCAGCCGGAGACGCCGAGCGCCGCGCCCAGCAGATCGAAGACGCCGCCCGCCACCACGCCGACGTGCAGCAGTGGTTGGCCATCGCAGACGCCCTATCGCCCGACGGCATCCAGGCCGAGATGATCGCCGAAGCGCTGGACCCGCTGAACGCAACGCTGGCCGAACATGCAGCACTCGCGCAGTGGCAGCCACCGCGCATCGGTCCCGACATGCTCATCACGGTTGGGGGGCGGGCCTACAGCCTGTGCTCTGAAAGCGAGCGCTGGCGTGCCGATGCGCTGATCGCGCTCACGATTGCGCAGCTCTCAGGCCTGCGGTTCGTCGTGCTGGATCGGCTGGACGTGCTGGACGCCACCGGCCGCGAGGACGCGCTGTTCTGGCTCTCTGACCTGGCTGAAGCCGGACAGATCGGCACCGCCATCGTGCTGGCGACGCTCAAGAGCGCCCCGGCGGCCGCCGCACTGCCGGCGCATATCGCAAGTCACTGGATCGAGCGCGGCACCCTGATTGCCACCCACACCAACCAGCAAGCCCTGGAGGCAGCATGA
- a CDS encoding 3'-5' exonuclease, which translates to MKPILFYDSETQSLPLWNQPSDHPDQPHIVQLAALLVDPGTRETIASMDVIVRPDGWTIPADVAAVHGITTERAITVGVSESIALGLFMDLWHAADFRVGHNESFDARIIRIAQHRFECGELDVWKEGRAECTARLATPICALPPTEKMKAAKRFHHKTPNLSEAYRHLTGRELENAHSAMADVLACRDVYFNIIDMKEAA; encoded by the coding sequence ATGAAGCCCATCCTGTTCTACGATTCGGAGACGCAATCGCTTCCGTTGTGGAATCAACCCAGCGATCACCCCGACCAGCCCCACATCGTCCAACTCGCTGCCCTTCTGGTCGATCCCGGCACGCGCGAGACCATCGCCAGCATGGACGTGATCGTTCGCCCCGATGGCTGGACGATTCCCGCCGATGTCGCGGCGGTGCACGGCATCACGACCGAGCGCGCAATCACCGTCGGCGTGTCCGAGAGCATTGCGCTCGGGCTCTTCATGGACCTGTGGCACGCCGCCGATTTTCGTGTCGGGCACAACGAGAGCTTCGACGCCAGAATCATCCGCATCGCCCAACACCGCTTCGAATGTGGCGAACTCGACGTGTGGAAGGAAGGCCGCGCGGAGTGCACCGCCCGGTTGGCAACGCCCATCTGTGCCCTGCCTCCGACCGAGAAAATGAAGGCCGCCAAGCGCTTCCACCACAAGACGCCGAACCTGAGCGAGGCCTACCGTCACCTCACCGGCCGCGAGTTGGAGAACGCACACAGCGCAATGGCTGACGTGCTCGCCTGCAGGGACGTATATTTCAACATCATCGACATGAAGGAAGCAGCATGA
- a CDS encoding helix-turn-helix domain-containing protein, with the protein MKAPNYTGEEVLAIRKKLHMNQMEFWGPLGITQSGGSRYESGRNIPRPVQRLLAIAYGTEKQSAAAVEALRKRDA; encoded by the coding sequence ATGAAGGCCCCCAACTACACCGGCGAGGAAGTGCTCGCGATCCGCAAGAAGCTTCATATGAACCAGATGGAGTTCTGGGGGCCCCTCGGCATCACGCAGAGCGGCGGCAGCCGCTACGAGTCGGGGCGCAACATCCCGCGCCCTGTGCAGCGCCTACTGGCGATCGCCTATGGCACCGAGAAGCAGTCCGCCGCGGCTGTCGAAGCCCTGCGCAAACGCGACGCCTGA
- a CDS encoding crAss001_48 related protein, producing the protein MQTYIGTKIIRALPMTRQEYNDYRGWQLPADENGDDEGYLVEYVDGGKANDQRHAGYISWSPKDVFERSYRPMQGHGLPPHQQRVAEEKYELNEKLGKLLAFFQTEIFSSLPEAERSRLRNQARFMDGYSAVLQERIVAFGEQQ; encoded by the coding sequence ATGCAGACCTACATCGGGACCAAGATCATCCGCGCTCTGCCGATGACCAGGCAGGAATACAACGACTACCGCGGCTGGCAGCTACCGGCCGATGAGAACGGCGACGACGAGGGCTATCTGGTCGAGTACGTCGACGGAGGCAAGGCCAACGACCAGCGGCACGCCGGCTATATCAGTTGGAGTCCGAAAGATGTGTTCGAGCGCTCTTACCGGCCGATGCAAGGCCATGGCTTGCCGCCGCACCAGCAGCGCGTCGCTGAGGAGAAATACGAACTTAACGAGAAGCTCGGCAAGCTGCTGGCCTTCTTTCAAACCGAGATTTTTTCATCCCTGCCGGAAGCCGAGCGTTCGCGCCTGCGCAATCAAGCGCGCTTCATGGATGGGTATTCCGCCGTGCTGCAAGAGCGCATCGTGGCGTTCGGAGAACAGCAATGA
- a CDS encoding Gp49 family protein, translating to MNDQDLEQAIQSKGLTAPRITLADIDALMSRIVYTFDVRPNGSTTTLAHAFLDGKFYLATGVSSCVSVENFDAELGKDMAMGSAKAAAEDKLWELEGYALWKRMAEPSIQLTPFEVQSGLDRVRFAEGLIRQLPADHDGRNTWLLNYGQK from the coding sequence ATGAACGACCAAGATCTCGAGCAGGCCATTCAATCCAAGGGCCTGACTGCGCCGCGCATCACCCTGGCGGACATCGACGCGCTGATGAGCCGCATCGTCTACACGTTCGACGTGCGCCCGAACGGCTCGACCACGACGCTGGCGCATGCCTTCCTTGACGGGAAGTTCTACCTCGCCACCGGTGTGTCGTCCTGCGTGTCTGTCGAGAACTTCGACGCCGAGCTGGGCAAGGACATGGCCATGGGCAGCGCGAAGGCCGCGGCGGAGGACAAGCTGTGGGAGCTGGAAGGCTACGCGCTGTGGAAGCGGATGGCGGAGCCGTCTATCCAGCTCACCCCTTTCGAGGTGCAGTCCGGCCTTGATCGCGTCCGTTTCGCCGAGGGGCTGATCCGTCAGCTACCCGCCGACCATGATGGGCGCAATACGTGGCTGCTGAACTACGGCCAGAAGTAA